In Phalacrocorax carbo chromosome 1, bPhaCar2.1, whole genome shotgun sequence, the genomic stretch GTACAGGTCAGCTTCTAGGATCTGCACACAAGCCAGCTGAAGCACAGGGATCAGCCTAGGAGAAAGTGCAACAAAATAGTCTCCCATTTTTTGCATTTACACCAAAATAATACATGAGAAATGGAAACAATGAAGTCAAGGAAGACCTCAGAAAGTGGAGTTCCAGAAGGACAGCTGGTCTTTTGCaaactttggaagaaaagatgTATTAAAGggcactgcatttaaaaaaaaatttaaggagAAAGCGTGCACGATAGTTAAAAGAGAATCCCTCCTGCAGGGGATGGTGGCACCAATCTACTGACCTGACCTGACGGAGGTCTGTTTCTTGCTTGGGGCCAGGACCCAGGGTGCTGCAGAAGGACTGCCAGGCCTGTCTAGCAAATGAACTATTACCCCTTTGTGCTTTTCTGTGTGGGCACAAAATGGTGTGGCCGGGTAACCTGTATGGTTGCAAGGGTGACTGCAGTACACTGAGGGGATTGTGAAGGGCAGGAAGCCCAGATGTCGCCTCCTCAGTCCTTCCAGTGAGAGGGAAAGGCTTGAGCAGAATTGAACTCATCCAGCAGGTAAACACCTGTCTGAGTAGCTGGTGTCACTGGCAGGGCTTTGGCTTCGACACCCCTAGGACCCTTTCTGAGAAACGGGAGCTACTGAGCACGCATAGGATGCATCTCACCGAGTGGGATGAGAGCATCCTTGCAAACAGGCTTGCTGAACTGGTCCTTGTGCTCTGTGTGAAAGAGTGCCTTGAATACATAGAGCTCTGTCTTAGGACAAATGATAAACCAGTAAGAGAGCTTGTGAGTAGGCGTCAGAGGACAAACCAACACAGGTGAAAATGTAGGAGGTGCTTGTCCCAAATGTCCTGATCAGGAAAAGGAAGCGGATGAGACCCTCTTCAGAGAGCCTCATAGTCACAGGCCTTGTACTCAAGGGAAGTTGCCCTGGAAGACAAAGTTGCTGGTCGACCTACAAGGACAGCCTCCTCAGAGCACAAGAATGGTCCATTCCAGTGTACAGAAAATCAAGCAAGTATGACAGGTGAGCATGGCAGGACACGAAGCTTGAGCCTGAGCTCAGAGGCAAAAAGGAAGCAAGCAGAAGGTAGAAGAAGGGATTTGGGAGGAATACAAAGGCATTTTCTTCACCTGCGGGAACGGACtcaggaaagccaaagctcagctggagTTGAGACTAGTGAAGGAGGTGAACACAAGAAATATCTTTATGAGTGCTCTGGCAGCGAAAGGGAGGTTGAGGAGAATGCAGGCCTGCTGCTCAGTGAGTTGGGGAAACCTAGTACAAGGGACATGGGAAAGGCTGAAGTAATTGGTGCCTTTTTAGCTCAGTTTTCATTGTTAAAATTTGCCTGCTGGTTTCCCAGATAGCTTGATCTATAAAGCCTTAACTTAAAATATGGCTGAAGGAGAAGCCAAGATTCTCAGCAAGTTTAGTTTATTGGGGCCAGATATGAAAAACTGTGATTGAAATTATGTTGCTCACAgtgttatggtttttttttgtttgctcccTAGGCAAGTAATCTCCagttgtgaaaataaaatttcaaggCTAACTGTAATACAATGTATGTTGTCACATATTACATTGTGTAACTATACATTCATATATTATACATTAATAAAACAATACAGGTTTATACTTGGCAGAGGTAAAGCAATAAATTTTGCAGTGCAGTAATTGCTGGACCTTGACATAATAAAGAACATGAAAACTGCtactgattatttaaaaaatgctcagCAATTCAGACTATGTGTGAATTGAATATTCCTTATAAAATGAATATTAGGCATACTAAAAGACTTTAAGGAGTAGTATTGCTTTACCCTAATGCACTTTTTTGCCCATGTCAGTTTCCTATAAGCTTTCTTTGCTGCATCAGCCAAGGGATTCAGAGAAGTAATGCAGTGTTGTAGCAGTTAGTTGGGCTTGCAAGAAAAGTTGTCTATGAAATAGCAAGCTCAGTGTAGACAAATAGGTTCCAAATAACAGAAATAGAGGGAATGCCTTCAATCAGCCAGTAAGTGGCCAAATCTGGTTGTAGTACAGGCaggtttttcctttgttgtcaCTGTCCGCCACCCTGTGGTCATTTGATGCGGTTCTGCCAGTTACAGTAGTTTAGGTCTAGTAGTGAAACACAGTAATCTCACTCCTTCCCTATTGCTGCAAAAAGACTTGTAAAGCCAAGGTCTGAATGTGATCTTCGGTAGCTTAAATGATTCCCTCAATAACCTGTGCTTATTCACGttgcctttctgctttctctcacatttattttcctgctatTTAACATTATATAGCTTTAACTCTTGGAACAACAGGTGTATTGCTTATACATGATAACTGGATAAGCTATCTACATTTCATATACATAGAAATTTCATTCACCTCCATCAACTCATACTTTTTAAGTGGATGCACGTTTCTCTGTCCAGGATTTATAGCCCTTTCACAGAGATGCGGTCAGCACTGGAAGGACCCCAGTCCAGGACAGCTTCACCAGATCTTAGTGaacaaaatgccttttctgaGTCTTGTCACAGCCAAAGCTATGATACGTTCAAGTCTTGATTAGCCATGTTTCTCCTCTTAGTCCCACAGAGTCACAGTCAACCAGTGTACCTCCATACACCATACAagagggagatttttttttttctatccatTTGTATTGGTAAATGCAAACATATGCATTAATGTTAAATGTAGGTGAAGAAATTATCTTACCTTATAATTTATGTAGATGTCATATTTAAAACACTTGTCTTTGTTAGAATGACTTATTTGGGGTCGTTGCCATTGAATTATGCAATCAGTTTTAATTTCATCACAGTTGACAGTGATGTTTGATGGAGGCAtgagcttttctgaaataaccaagaattcaaataattaaaatcacttgatctctttttgctttgttaaaaGCGAGTGCAATTGCAAATAACACATCTATGACGAAAGATGCTCTATTGTAGCTATTTTTCTTAGGAACTCTGTTAGAAATAATTGAAAGACCAAAGTTCTTGAAATCCTGTCCCCAGGATCAGAAAAAACAGAGACTAAGCCAGAGAACATGCCTTAGAAGCATACAAAGATACAAACCCCTCCATTTACTTTTCTAGATGAataagtgtcatggttttagctgggatagagttaattttcttcaccctAGCTGgaatagtgctgtgctttgaacttagcatgaaaaaaatcgttgagataacacaccaatgttttggctcGTGCTGAGTAGCGCTTgtaccagtcaaggacttttccagcttcccacgctctgccgggtgcacaagaagccgggcggggagggggcacagctgagagagcggattcagACTGGCCAAAGgcatattccatatcatgtaacgtcatgcccagtatgttacctgggaggggctggcggggggagggaggcagcaatcgcggctcagggactggcagcgtcggtcggcgggtggtgagcggctgtattgtttgtgtttctgtggttttttccttttttttcctttcccttccttttccattttattctattaacattattgtcattattatcacaatcattattataattattattttattgtaattattaaactgttcttatctcaacccacaaattcttttgctcttccaattctcttccccctcccgcaggggttggggggagtgagcgagcagctgcgtggtgttcagttgccagctgaggctgaaccacgacagtccgTTTTggccgcgattgctgcctccctcccccagccagctccccccaggtaacatactgggcatgacgttacatgatatggaatatccctttggccagtttgaatccgctctctcagctgtgccccctccccgcccggcttcttgtgcacccagcagagcgtgggaagctggaaatgtccttgactgGTACAAGCGCTACTCAGCAAgagccaaaacattggtgtgttatctcaacgatttttttcatgctaagttcaaagcacagcactattcCAGCTagggtgaagaaaattaactctatcccagctaaaaccatgacaataagGTAGAGTCCcatctggtttcttttttatatgGATGTTTTTTACTGCAGAAGAACAAGCTGATGCTAACCCTCACGTAAGAAATCCAAAGgtcatttctttcttcaagcTTCCTCATAAGATGCTTCTTAGCTAAACCTTCCTTTCAGCTAGGCTGCTACTTTACATCAACATTTAGAGACAGGCTTAGACTATTTGTGATGCACTATTTGGTCTAAGAACAGTCTTGTTTTATCTGCCATAAGTGATGTTACAACTCAATTCCTTCTCCTTATAGAATGAAGCCTTGTTTATCCAGTTTTTGGAGGGAATACCAAGAACAGTGGGACTTTTCCAAAAAGGTTTTGCCACAGCAAAAGTAATTGCACAGGATGCGTGCAAGTAGAGCACCACATCTGAAAGACCATATGAAAACCTGGGGTATTTTGTACACGCATTAATTCCTTTAACCAAGGATATGGTGTCAGCGTATGCCATCCCCACTGGCAATGAGAAGGAGAAATCAGTGCTCATATAAGCTTCTCCTGAAAAGTCTCCTCTGTTGAAAGGTCTTTGGCCATCACTGAAAAGACAACAGTGGGGAGTACAATCTCTAAAGTCCTGTGGACCTTGCTGGAGAAAGACCTAAAAACCACAAAGGTATAATGCTGAAGAATCTGAGGCAGGCTGCAGCTATGGAGCTTTCTTGCTCAGTTTACCTCATTCTCTTTTGCTTGGGGAATAGATATTCTTGAAGAGGCCACAGTCTCTTACTTTCAACTCTAGGGGAGACAGGGTACTTGTTCCTTCTCAGGGATACATGTTCTACTACGCTCATGCAATAACAAAAATGAcgcagaaataaattttttacttACCAATTTTATACAGTTGAATGTACTTATCATAGAACTGGATCACAGAGCCATTGCTAGATCCATTCACCAGGAAGTAGGCTTCTTCATCCCCTATCCTCACATTTTGGAACCTACATCCCGTGTTTCTGCCATTTTCGTCTTTAATGTAAAGCTCACATTCCACTTCGTTGTCACCTCTGTGCATAGCAAGGTATTTGAGTTAAATGGGGGCAGTGTGATGTGTCAAATGAGAATTGAGACTTTCCTAGACTCAAGCAGACCTACTTACCTCAAGTTCTTCCAGTAGAGAAAATACTGGGTATCTGCTGGAGcattcctgcctgcctgccaagTGCAGTTCATGAGGGAAACGTTATAAATCACACAGGAGAAGTTTTCAATGGCCGACCCATTCATGCCTGCAAACACAGGAACTTCCGTGATGAGGAAACATCTTGAGACTGCCCCAAGCTGGAGAACCTTGGCACGTGCTTAGATATGTTAGACAGCTGCAGTTCCAGCTGGTTATTGCTTGGGTTAGACATGacttgtttcattttaagtaGTAACACTGGAAGATATTTACACTGACAGATTCAATGTAGAGTTTGTCATGAGTAAGTCCTCCAAAGATATGATTATAGCTGCATCTGACAGAATACGCCTCAGGGGAGATTACACTGCTCTAGTACAGGTTGACATCTGAAGTGGCTACCCCTGTGCTTTGAACAGGCCACAATGCCACAGACTGAAACATTTGCCCGTCATCCTTCCATAACCTGCTataaaatttctatttaaagGATGTTCTTCAGTGCCCTGTCAAATGAGTGGAGAGaatgaggagcttccctgcggactccagagagagagagagagagaaacacaaGTGCAGAGCTGTGAAGCTTTTCAGTACTTCAGAGAGGCGTAGACACAAACTTGTGAGGAGTTTGTGCTCTGCAACGATACCTGGGATTAACATGAGGAATCTTCTCCTGATCACAAACATATCAAATTACTCCTTAACGCCCACCCCAACAAAACCCACTAAGAACACtaaacatacattttaaaaggaaggatTACTGATTAATCCTTTTATAGAGAATCAGCAATGAGCAATCAAGCAATGAGCTCGATGAGGCAAGAAGTAGTGCCATTTTGTATATGCCAACTCCAAGTTGCTTAAACTGATAGATCCCGTACCTCATTCTTTTAACAATCTCATATCTATTACCTCTCTCATACAAAGAGGAGCAAATTCTGTCAGGGGTTTCATTACCATGGATGGGGCACTGCAAAGCGTTGGGCGTTAAGCCGTGAGTTATGCTGTGACAAAATTCAAGGAGCCACAGATTTCTCAAGGAAGAATTTCAAAACTACAGCCACGAGCCTGTTTCACTTGGATTTTTAACAACAGTTTAAAGACATTCAAATGCTGTAAACAAAATATTAGCACAACCAATTAAAAGAGAATTGGCAGTTAAAAAGATGGCACTAAGCAGGGTGGCAGCTGAGGACTAAAAAGTTGCTTAGCTAGTTGCAGgaaactctttttcttttcacacaaATGTTGTCATAAGGCTGTGAACAAGAACCTGTTCATCCTACAAGGAACAAATGAATTAAGGAATGAAgggtttcagtttttcttttaccaCCAGGCCATTGGAAGCAGGCAAATTCTTTCCCAAAGTCTAGTGCATTACCTTGAGGAATATATCTGCATATGCTTGAGTATGTGCCATTCATGTTCACTGTTGTAACAGAAAAGATTGGCCCACTGGGCAGGGGAGGTTCTATTTTTCCAAACATGCACTTCATATTCTCTGCCTGAAAAATGTCATGCAGAAGGTTtactttttagtttttcttctatTGGTTTACCCAGTGCTACTCCTGTGGCTTCTAATCCTTGTAGAAAGGGCTTAAGCTTGTGCTTGATTTGTAACAGTGGAACCACTACAACAGTGAAGTAGGTACTGATATCTTCCCAGGCTTGACAACTCTCTTTCCAGAAGTTTTGGGTAATGAACTTTACCAGTTCAAGGTGAAGCattcagtgttttcctctggaaaagCTCATGGCAGTGTTAGGAATAGCAGATCCTCCCCTCCTTCTACCCATAGTCCTCCAAACAGTCCACTAAATCAGTCGAAATGCCTCAAGATAGAGCATGTGTGCTTTCATAAGAATCAGCAGATGGCTGTAATGTGGTTTACACTCCTTTGAAAGACAAAGGGAGATACACCACAAATGCCTGCCTGGGCAAGGAGCTGGCTCGAGGTTCATCTTCACTAACATTCGCTTTCTAAAATCTAGCACCTCATCTGGGCAAGTCATACAGATGCAGTGGTGAAGGAAGACACAGACAGTGACATAGAAGATGCATGGGATACACTGCCttcaggcagcagctgtacCTCTCCAGTAGCTTCTGTCAGAGCTTAGAGGACTATAATTTCCATGCTTAGGTAGTTGAAATGAAGGTGACGTGAATCTACCTAAATCTGTGATTACTGATGCAGGTGATATAACTGCACAGAGTATCAGAGGAGTCCCCAAATGTCAGAATTTCCAGGAACTGCCTatagaaacattaatttttaccGTAGATGTGGTATAAATCTTGCTTGACCCAGTAGTGTGGTGTAAAATGCTCCCTTTCTATTCATGCAAAAGAGGCTGTCAAAACCAGTTCTTGTTCCTGAAACAACTTTATGTTGGAGATTACCTACCCAACCAGATGCAGCAGAAATATTGGCCAAATGAATGAAGAGAGTTTTGGGCTCTAGAGGAAGAGAATTTAACTCAGGCAGGAGTAATACAAGCATAGGGAAAAGAATAATCCCAAGAAGACCACTTCATGACTTGCTTTGAAGTATTTGTGCAGCATGTAGGGGCGAGCGAAAGAGAAAATTGTTTTGCTTAACAAATAGTAGTTGCAAAATAGGAAATGCTTAgctttctgtcttctctgaatAAGCACTGAAAACAGACTAAATGAGAAGCAGAAGTTGCCTTTTCATAAAGTCATGACACTTCCCATGTAATCCATTTACTCAAGATCTGAGTTGAGTTCTAGATCTCCTGTCTGCTATCAAAAGTTTGGACTAGAATTGGAGCTGAAGTCTGGATCTGATCTGGAGTTGAATTTGACAGGGAATGGGAAAAATACTAAGGGATTCTCCAggtcagaaaagaaagattaaagaaaGTGTACCGCCTCTGATAAATAAGACAGGAGAAGTAGTGACAACTgacatggagaaggctgaggtactcaacagaTTTTTGCCTCAGTGTTCACTGGCAATCACTCTTTTCATGTCTCTCAAGTCCCTGAATCTCaagacagggactgggggaACAAAGTCCCTTCCATCATCAGGTTGAGGGGTGAGGTCTGAGACCGCCTGAAGAACCGGAGCATACATAAGTCCATGGCACCCAAAGAAATGCATCCTAGGGTCCTGCGGGAATTGGTTGttgtagttgccaagccactctccatcatatTTAAAAAGTCATGGCAGTGAGGAGGAGTCCCCAGTGACTGCAGAAAGGTGAATATTgcacctatttttaaaaagggttaTAGAAAGCATCCTGGGAACTACCTACTAGTCAGCCTCATCTCCAAGCCAGGTAAAGTCATGCAACAGATCCCCCTGGAAGTTACACTGAAGCATATAGAAGACAGGGAGGTGACTGAAGACAGCCAACATGGCAtcaccaagggcaaatcatgccCGAGTCACAAGTGCTCCTCTACAATGGAGTGACTTCATCAGTTGATAAAGGAAGAGCAACAGATGTCAACTACCTGGATTTCTGTATG encodes the following:
- the LOC104040870 gene encoding granulocyte-macrophage colony-stimulating factor receptor subunit alpha-like isoform X3; the protein is MNGSAIENFSCVIYNVSLMNCTWQAGRNAPADTQYFLYWKNLRGDNEVECELYIKDENGRNTGCRFQNVRIGDEEAYFLVNGSSNGSVIQFYDKYIQLYKIEKLMPPSNITVNCDEIKTDCIIQWQRPQISHSNKDKCFKYDIYINYKDNAEGKAKYTSTQEGGNSHTFRRSNTRKRYLLKMRTAGSTCLMSSAWGEWSAPVEFGNEEIISSSIWILLVVAVATLLLAIVAILFCKRTGCWKAAFLQIPEPKNAFCGLPDTNPELTESKIQSTTSENEEITLVADIVK
- the LOC104040870 gene encoding granulocyte-macrophage colony-stimulating factor receptor subunit alpha-like isoform X1; amino-acid sequence: MKCMFGKIEPPLPSGPIFSVTTVNMNGTYSSICRYIPQGMNGSAIENFSCVIYNVSLMNCTWQAGRNAPADTQYFLYWKNLRGDNEVECELYIKDENGRNTGCRFQNVRIGDEEAYFLVNGSSNGSVIQFYDKYIQLYKIEKLMPPSNITVNCDEIKTDCIIQWQRPQISHSNKDKCFKYDIYINYKDNAEGKAKYTSTQEGGNSHTFRRSNTRKRYLLKMRTAGSTCLMSSAWGEWSAPVEFGNEEIISSSIWILLVVAVATLLLAIVAILFCKRTGCWKAAFLQIPEPKNAFCGLPDTNPELTESKIQSTTSENEEITLVADIVK